One Glycine max cultivar Williams 82 chromosome 3, Glycine_max_v4.0, whole genome shotgun sequence DNA window includes the following coding sequences:
- the LOC102659745 gene encoding uncharacterized protein produces the protein MKNKKNGPQHRGKSYLNPPKQYGNRPNNQKTITMGFAGGSGIKPNTFPTHIICYKCRKPGHISLNCPDKDMICFNCGQKGHTQRDCSQLKKEQNGGGPNGQTGHPKATGRVFSLNGAEALKSKDLIQEKLKLSVSSLHKDLVVETPTSGFVGSKDMMFTSVNQVVTSLKEDAQVYMILSNLAIETKASMGDLLVVREFPEVFPKDISGLPPERERDRVFHRSGTWCWTHIHSPL, from the exons atgaagaacaaaaagaatggaCCTCAACATCGGGGAAAGTCGTACTTGAACCCTCCTAAGCAATATGGTAACCGCCCCAACAATCAGAAGACTATTACCATGGGATTTGCGGGTGGTAGTGGTATCAAACCCAATACTTTCCCCACTCACATCATTTGTTACAAATGTAGGAAGCCAGGGCACATCTCCTTAAATTGTCCAGATAAAGATATGATCTGTTTTAATTGTGGACAAAAGGGACACACTCAAAGAGATTGTTCACAACTCAAGAAAGAGCAAAATGGTGGAGGCCCGAATGGTCAAACTGGACATCCAAAGGCCACGGGAAGAGTCTTTTCCCTTAATGGTGCTGAAGCTTTGAAATCCAAAGATCTAATCCAAG AGAAACTTAAGCTTTCTGTGTCTTCTTTACATAAAGATCTAGTGGTAGAAACCCCTACTAGTGGTTTTGT AGGGAGTAAGGATATGATGTTTACCTCTGTCAACCAAGTTGTgacatctttaaaagaagatgcTCAAGTGTACATGATCTTGTCTAACCTAGCGATAGAGACAAAGGCTTCCATGGGTGACCTCCTTGTTGTTAGAGAGTTTCCTGAAGTATTTCCTAAGGATATATCTGGTCTGCCacccgagagagagagagatagagttttcCATAGATCTGGTACCTGGTGctggacccatatccatagccccttatag